In a single window of the Zea mays cultivar B73 chromosome 5, Zm-B73-REFERENCE-NAM-5.0, whole genome shotgun sequence genome:
- the LOC100384133 gene encoding GDSL esterase/lipase At1g28580 precursor, protein MALLLTGRVLVVACVLVACSSSCGCPVAAAAAMTTVDGITAIYSFGDSITDTGNLVREGATDMLRYIGSRPYGIDLLRGVPTPTGRCSNGYLMIDFLAKYLGLPLLNPYLDKAADFTHGVNFAVAGATALGATALAERGVTMPHTNSSLDVQLQWFRDFMASATTNSSQEVRRKLASSLVMLEIGGNDFNYAFLQLQTRPTGGGYGSGNVTRIVEILEQVGALVPQVVQSITNAAKALLEMGAVRVVVAGNLPIGCSPAYLSGANVTEPAAYDADGCLAVLNGFAELYNAALRGAVAGLQRAHPRAVVAYADYFAAYARVLREARARGFDPARTRTACCGAREAAAYGFRLGRFCGAPRTAVCKDRARYVSWDGVHPTQHAYEAMAELLYRGGLACPPPINWPG, encoded by the exons ATGGCTCTTCTTCTCACAGGACGCGTGCTCGTGGTGGCGTGCGTCCTCGTCGCgtgctcctcctcctgcggctgccctgtagcggcggcggcggcgatgacGACGGTGGACGGCATCACGGCCATCTACAGCTTCGGGGACTCGATAACGGACACGGGCAACCTCGTCCGCGAAGGCGCCACCGACATGCTGCGCTACATCGGCAGTCGTCCCTACGGCATCGACTTGCTGCGCGGCGTCCCGACCCCGACCGGCCGCTGCTCTAATGGATACCTCATGATCGATTTCCTCG CCAAGTACCTTGGCCTTCCCCTCCTCAACCCGTACCTCGACAAGGCGGCGGATTTCACGCACGGCGTCAACTTCGCGGTCGCCGGAGCCACCGCCCTCGGCGCGACGGCGCTCGCCGAGAGAGGGGTCACCATGCCCCACACCAACAGCTCCCTCGACGTTCAGCTCCAGTGGTTCAGGGACTTCATGGCCTCCGCCACCACAAACTCTAGCCAAG AGGTCCGAAGGAAGCTAGCGAGCTCACTGGTGATGCTGGAGATCGGTGGGAACGACTTCAACTACGCCTTCCTCCAGCTCCAGACCCGGCCAACGGGCGGCGGATACGGCAGCGGCAACGTCACCCGTATAGTGGAAATCCTAGAACAGGTCGGGGCGCTCGTGCCTCAAGTCGTGCAATCCATTACAAACGCAGCCAAG GCGTTGCTGGAGATGGGCGCGGTCCGCGTGGTCGTCGCCGGCAACCTCCCGATCGGGTGCTCGCCGGCCTACCTCTCGGGGGCGAACGTCACGGAGCCGGCCGCGTACGACGCCGACGGCTGCCTGGCCGTCCTCAACGGCTTCGCGGAGCTGTACAACGCGGCGCTGCGGGGCGCCGTCGCGGGCCTGCAGCGGGCGCACCCGCGCGCCGTCGTCGCGTACGCGGACTACTTCGCCGCGTACGCCAGGGTGCTCCGcgaggcgcgcgcgcgcgggttcgACCCGGCCAGGACGCGGACGGCGTGCTGCGGGGCACGGGAAGCCGCGGCGTACGGCTTCCGACTCGGCAGGTTCTGCGGGGCGCCCCGGACGGCCGTGTGCAAGGACCGGGCCCGGTACGTGAGCTGGGACGGCGTGCACCCGACGCAGCATGCGTACGAGGCCATGGCCGAGCTGCTCTACCGCGGGGGGCTCGCGTGCCCGCCGCCGATCAACTGGCCGGGGTAG
- the LOC100384133 gene encoding GDSL esterase/lipase At1g28580 isoform X1, whose amino-acid sequence MGAETLASGPGRVLKAPKAKVSLCASCEASRDRRSSRVANMALLLTGRVLVVACVLVACSSSCGCPVAAAAAMTTVDGITAIYSFGDSITDTGNLVREGATDMLRYIGSRPYGIDLLRGVPTPTGRCSNGYLMIDFLAKYLGLPLLNPYLDKAADFTHGVNFAVAGATALGATALAERGVTMPHTNSSLDVQLQWFRDFMASATTNSSQEVRRKLASSLVMLEIGGNDFNYAFLQLQTRPTGGGYGSGNVTRIVEILEQVGALVPQVVQSITNAAKYVQTNLLLRPPSGVAGDGRGPRGRRRQPPDRVLAGLPLGGERHGAGRVRRRRLPGRPQRLRGAVQRGAAGRRRGPAAGAPARRRRVRGLLRRVRQGAPRGARARVRPGQDADGVLRGTGSRGVRLPTRQVLRGAPDGRVQGPGPVRELGRRAPDAACVRGHGRAALPRGARVPAADQLAGVDDAGGERTVELIPYARSLSLSL is encoded by the exons ATGGGAGCTGAAACGTTAGCGTCCGGGCCGGGCCGGGTACTTAAGGCACCTAAAGCCAAGGTTTCGTTGTGTGCCTCCTGTGAGGCTAGCCGTGACCGACGAAGTAGCAGGGTGGCAAACATGGCTCTTCTTCTCACAGGACGCGTGCTCGTGGTGGCGTGCGTCCTCGTCGCgtgctcctcctcctgcggctgccctgtagcggcggcggcggcgatgacGACGGTGGACGGCATCACGGCCATCTACAGCTTCGGGGACTCGATAACGGACACGGGCAACCTCGTCCGCGAAGGCGCCACCGACATGCTGCGCTACATCGGCAGTCGTCCCTACGGCATCGACTTGCTGCGCGGCGTCCCGACCCCGACCGGCCGCTGCTCTAATGGATACCTCATGATCGATTTCCTCG CCAAGTACCTTGGCCTTCCCCTCCTCAACCCGTACCTCGACAAGGCGGCGGATTTCACGCACGGCGTCAACTTCGCGGTCGCCGGAGCCACCGCCCTCGGCGCGACGGCGCTCGCCGAGAGAGGGGTCACCATGCCCCACACCAACAGCTCCCTCGACGTTCAGCTCCAGTGGTTCAGGGACTTCATGGCCTCCGCCACCACAAACTCTAGCCAAG AGGTCCGAAGGAAGCTAGCGAGCTCACTGGTGATGCTGGAGATCGGTGGGAACGACTTCAACTACGCCTTCCTCCAGCTCCAGACCCGGCCAACGGGCGGCGGATACGGCAGCGGCAACGTCACCCGTATAGTGGAAATCCTAGAACAGGTCGGGGCGCTCGTGCCTCAAGTCGTGCAATCCATTACAAACGCAGCCAAG TACGTACAAACAAACTTGCTTCTCCGACCCCCCTCAGGCGTTGCTGGAGATGGGCGCGGTCCGCGTGGTCGTCGCCGGCAACCTCCCGATCGGGTGCTCGCCGGCCTACCTCTCGGGGGCGAACGTCACGGAGCCGGCCGCGTACGACGCCGACGGCTGCCTGGCCGTCCTCAACGGCTTCGCGGAGCTGTACAACGCGGCGCTGCGGGGCGCCGTCGCGGGCCTGCAGCGGGCGCACCCGCGCGCCGTCGTCGCGTACGCGGACTACTTCGCCGCGTACGCCAGGGTGCTCCGcgaggcgcgcgcgcgcgggttcgACCCGGCCAGGACGCGGACGGCGTGCTGCGGGGCACGGGAAGCCGCGGCGTACGGCTTCCGACTCGGCAGGTTCTGCGGGGCGCCCCGGACGGCCGTGTGCAAGGACCGGGCCCGGTACGTGAGCTGGGACGGCGTGCACCCGACGCAGCATGCGTACGAGGCCATGGCCGAGCTGCTCTACCGCGGGGGGCTCGCGTGCCCGCCGCCGATCAACTGGCCGGGGTAGACGATGCAGGGGGCGAACGCACCGTTGAATTGATACCATAtgcacgctctctctctctctcgctttgA
- the LOC100275069 gene encoding uncharacterized protein LOC100275069, with amino-acid sequence MAKYNVVQKNKRQCNQDRKRAAHGEPGTGKLKQRTAPVSMSGKRKKKLERRLNRKQKEAAMIKALENNMGDVDMVSVEESSEAAKGKSQVKFSVKKNSRIQIKRLKGKGRKKAKNAKPPAKEKVDAMVE; translated from the exons ATGGCCAAGTACAACGTGGTGCAGAAGAACAAGCGCCAGTGCAATCAGGACCGCAAGCGCGCCGCGCATGGGGAGCCCGGGACCGGCAAGCTCAAGCAGCGGACCGCGCCCGTCTCCATGTCCGGCAAGCGGAAGAAGAAGCTCGAGCGCCGCCTCAACCGG AAGCAGAAAGAGGCTGCGATGATTAAGGCGCTGGAGAACAACATGGGGGATGTCGACATGGTCTCAGTTGAAG AGTCTTCAGAAGCTGCAAAGGGCAAGTCCCAAGTGAAGTTCAGTGTGAAGAAAAACTCAAGAATACAGATAAAGAGATTAAAGGGCAAAG GCAGGAAGAAAGCCAAAAATGCAAAACCACCTGCCAAGGAGAAAGTTGATGCCATGGTAGAATGA
- the LOC542690 gene encoding 4-hydroxy-3-methylbut-2-en-1-yl diphosphate synthase (ferredoxin), chloroplastic (The RefSeq protein has 5 substitutions compared to this genomic sequence), with protein sequence MATGVAPAPLPHVRVHHGGVGFTRSVDFAKVLSAPGAGTMRAGSSRGRALVAKSSSTGSETMELEPSSEGSPLLVPRQKYCESTHQTRRRKTRTVMVGNVPLGSDHPIRIQTMTTSDTKDVAKTVEEVMRIADKGADLVRITVQGRKEADACFEIKNTLVQKNYNIPLVADIHFAPTVALRVAECFDKIRVNPGNFADRRAQFEKLEYTDDDYQKELEHIEKVFSPLVEKCKQYGRAMRIGTNSGSLSDRIMSYYGDSPRGMVESALEFARICRRLDFHNFVFSMKASNPVIMVQAYRLLVAEMYNLGWDYPLHLGVTEAGEGEDGRMKSAIGIGTLLMDGLGDTIRVSLTEPPEEEIDPCQRLANLGTQAANLQIGVAPFEEKHRRYFDFQRRSGQLPLQKEGEEVDYRNVLHRDGSVLMSVSLDQLKAPDLLYRSLAAKLVVGMPFKDLATVDSILLRELPPVEDAEARLALKRLVDISVGVLAPLSEQLTKPLPHAIVLVNLDELSSGAHKLLPEGTRLAVTLRGDESYEQLDILKDVDDITMLLHNVPYGEEKTGRVHAARRLFEYLQANGLNFPVIHHINFPETIDRDGLVIGAGANVGALLVDGLGDGVFLEAADQEFEFLRDTSFNLLQGCRMRNAKTEYVSCPSCGRTLFDLQEISAEIREKTSHLPGVSIAIMGCIVNGPGEMADADFGYVGGAPGKIDLYVGKTVVQRAIAMEGATDALIQLIKDHGRWVDPPAEE encoded by the exons ATGGCCACCGGCGTGGCTCCAGCTCCTCTCCCACATGTCAGAGTGCATCATGGGGGCGTCGGGTTCACCAGGAGCGTCGATTTTGCGAAGGTCTTGTCTGCTCCCGGTGCCGGCACGATGAGGGCAAGCTCCTCTAGAGGCAGGGCGCTCGTGGCGAAGAGCTCTAGTACTGGCTCGGAGACCATGGAGCTCGAGCcatcttcagaaggaagcccactTTTAG TACCCAGGCAGAAGTACTGTGAATCAACACACCAGACAAGGAGGAGGAAAACTCGAACTGTGATGGTGGGGAATGTGCCACTTGGCAGTGATCATCCCATAAGGATTCAAACCATGACGACTTCAGATACCAAGGATGTTGCAAAAACAGTAGAGGAG GTGATGAGGATAGCAGATAAAGGAGCTGATCTTGTTAGAATAACAGTCCAGGGTAGGAAGGAAGCTGATGCCTGCTTTGAGATCAAGAACACTCTGGTTCAGAAGAA TTACAACATTCCACTAGTGGCCGATATTCATTTTGCTCCTACGGTAGCCCTAAGGGTGGCAGAATGTTTTGACAAAATTCGTGTGAACCCAGGAAATTTTG CTGATCGTCGTGCTCAATTTGAAAAGCTGGAATATACTGACGACGACTACCAAAAAGAGCTAGAGCATATTGAGAAG GTGTTTTCTCCATTAGTTGAGAAATGCAAGCAGTATGGAAGAGCAATGCGAATAGGAACAAATCATGGTAGTCTTTCTGACCGCATAATGAGCTACTATGGTGATTCTCCACGGGGAATG GTTGAGTCTGCTTTGGAATTTGCTAGAATATGTCGGAAGTTGGACTTCCACAACTTTGTATTTTCGATGAAAGCTAGTAACCCTGTTATCATGGTCCAAGCATATCGCCTGCTTGTGGCAGAAATGTATAACCTAGGATGGGATTATCCCTTGCACTTGGGTGTTACAGAAGCTGGAGAGGGTGAAGATGGAAGGATGAAATCTGCTATTGGCATTGGGACACTGCTAATG GATGGTTTGGGTGATACAATCCGTGTCTCCCTCACAGAACCACCAGAAGAAGAGATTGATCCTTGCCAAAGGTTGGCAAATCTTGGGACGCAGGCCGCAAACCTTCAAATTGGGGTG GCCCCATTTGAAGAAAAGCACAGGCGTTATTTTGATTTCCAGCGTAGGAGTGGTCAATTGCCTTTGCAGAAGGAG GGTGAGGAAGTTGACTACAGAAATGTCCTGCATCGTGATGGTTCTGTACTGATGTCAGTTTCCCTGGATCAGTTGAAG GCTCCTGATCTCCTTTATAGGTCTCTTGCAGCAAAGCTTGTGGTTGGCATGCCTTTCAAG GATCTGGCTACTGTAGATTCCATTCTTTTGAGGGAGCTCCCCCCTGTAGAAGATGCTGAAGCT AGGCTTGCACTCAAAAGATTAGTTGACATCAGCATGGGCGTACTGGCCCCCTTATCGGAGCAGTTGACAAAGCCACTCCCACATGCAATTGTACTTGTCAACCTCGACGAATTGTCAAGTGGTGCACACAAACTTTTGCCAGAAG GCACTAGACTAGCTGTCACTCTTCGTGGTGATGAATCATACGAGCAGCTAGATATTCTTAAGGATGTTGATGATATAACAATGTTGTTACATAATGTTCCATATGGTGAGGAGAAGACAGGCAGGGTGCATGCTGCTAGGAG GTTATTTGAGTACTTACAGGCCAATGGCTTGAACTTCCCTGTAATTCATCACATAAATTTCCCTGAAACCATTGACAG AGATGGTCTTGTCATTGGTGCTGGGGCCAACGTTGGTGCTCTCTTAGTCGATGGTCTTGGTGATGGTGTATTCCTTGAAGCTGCTGACCAGGAATTTGAGTTTCTGAGGGACACATCTTTCAACTTGCTCCAAGGTTGCAGGATGCGCAACACAAAAACT GAATATGTGTCTTGTCCTTCCTGCGGCCGAACACTCTTTGACCTTCAGGAAATCAGCGCTGAGATTAGAGAAAAGACCTCTCATCTGCCAGGTGTCTCG ATCGCTATCATGGGCTGTATTGTCAATGGACCAGGAGAGATGGCTGATGCCGATTTTGGGTACGTTGGAGGCGCTCCCGGAAAGATCGACCTTTACGTCGGCAAG ACCGTTGTGCAGCGCGCCATCGCCATGGAAGGTGCCACTGACGCCTTGATCCAGCTGATCAAGGACCATGGCCGATGGGTGGATCCTCCTGCCGAGGAGTAG